The following is a genomic window from Carassius gibelio isolate Cgi1373 ecotype wild population from Czech Republic chromosome B7, carGib1.2-hapl.c, whole genome shotgun sequence.
TGTTGTCAAAACCTAGGCTTACGGTTGTGTGTCAGTCACCAAtgagaaagtgtttttttatgttattgtaactgtattttgtgttttgctcACAGACCTTGATTctgaaaataaagtaaatgaataaattaatgatgCGTAAAGTACTAAACAGAACAAAGCATTTTGAGCGGGAAATACAGACAGCCCCATTTGAAAACAAAAGTTGCACAGTCATTGGCTAGCAGTCATGTGCAGACGTCAcacatcagccaatcacatgcctCTGCACCCTACTGACGCTGTAAGCTCGTGACCGTATGACGCTTTAAAAACAGAGGCATGAGAGGAAGGAGCATTTTCTACGTGCTCAGAACGGAGAGAGAAGTTGATCGCAGCGATGGCAAGAACCAAGCAGACCGCTCGTAAATCCACCGGTGGCAAAGCCCCGAGGAAGCAGCTCGCTACTAAAGCCGCCCGGAAGAGCGCCCCAGCCACCGGCGGCGTCAAGAAGCCCCACCGTTACAGGCCCGGGACCGTGGCTCTCCGAGAGATCCGCCGCTATCAGAAGTCCACCGAGCTGCTGATCCGCAAACTGCCTTTCCAGCGTCTGGTGCGAGAGATCGCTCAGGATTTCAAGACGGACCTGCGCTTCCAGAGCTCCGCTGTCATGGCCCTGCAGGAGTCCAGCGAGGCTTATCTGGTCGGTCTGTTCGAGGACACCAACCTGTGCGCCATCCACGCCAAGAGAGTCACCATCATGCCCAAAGACATCCAGCTGGCCCGCCGCATCCGCGGAGAGCGCGCTTAAACCCGCCGCTGACAAACaccccaaaggctcttttaagagccacacaCACCGCACTGAACGAGACCGTTTCCACTCTAATGATGCTTCTAACAAAAAATATGTAGTTTCTTGTTACTATagaaatcgtgtgtgtgtgtgtagtaaagAGAAACTTAGGGtgtataaatccttagattaaataaagagtgacattacagtaaattattattaagatgtaaatgttttctagaaataaaaattctgaagactgcaaattaattataaactttctgtatttattctttcttaccaagttcttaaattccggtcacaattaatcacaacagtgtatataaaatgttctccgtcgattctggcaaccaacaacacaacaagacgacattttaagctccttgagtagccgaccctgtgttggtttgtattagccgcctccagttttccgtttgttttgcctccagctagcgccgtgacgtacctgtgacgtccgcgcaaaaggggtctattGGAAAATAATTGGCGATTTAATtttgtgaagtaaacgcaacattttgcGGCGTAATTGAAAAAATgactgattatgcattaaatcacgcgatcgcataatGGCGTTTTTCTGGAGAGACtgattgtagaattaaaacactttatagtcaaatgttaaaaaaagttactcgaatcaataaacagcattaataaagccccattcttatagatagttaactaaaaaaagttggtttagggtttagttactctttaatatCACATACTCCGCTGTGACAAACAGAAGAAACGCGACGGCATATCGTACAATTGGCCTTATTCATTGTTCCTCAAAAATTCCAGCCACGGGTAGTTATtttcccattcaaaactatatttttgtgcttttttctgCTATTATGTGATCATCCACCATAGAATGCTTCATATAAACGATTTAAATGATTTCATATaaacacaatttatatatatatatatatatatata
Proteins encoded in this region:
- the LOC127962370 gene encoding histone H3-like, giving the protein MARTKQTARKSTGGKAPRKQLATKAARKSAPATGGVKKPHRYRPGTVALREIRRYQKSTELLIRKLPFQRLVREIAQDFKTDLRFQSSAVMALQESSEAYLVGLFEDTNLCAIHAKRVTIMPKDIQLARRIRGERA